From Scomber scombrus chromosome 13, fScoSco1.1, whole genome shotgun sequence, a single genomic window includes:
- the LOC133992561 gene encoding CTD small phosphatase-like protein 1 isoform X1, with the protein MFAPSAEDISVEGDAYEDNICNAPSYQSTDENISMIHDEQNIFTDDRNDDNEEPKEEQPNTVDSNEDKIFDEYSEKEPYWSLTDVKDEMCDLSVQEYYAYHIKSIQSSVIQALNGFVEEESSCEQTIDVDASENEEEDALLSLTEIKLQDVQAPEVCQEECKTVRFEITDANELSENCSVVEETPESDDNCGLNEISSETGPPLGIIQSVVSAQDVVTQVKRIEDSEEEDSEDDSYELCECEYCNPPLEQVPAKPLLPRMKSNDAGKICVVIDLDETLVHSSFKPVNNADFIIPVEIDGTVHQVYVLKRPHVDEFLKRMGELFECVLFTASLSKYADPVSDLLDKWGAFRSRLFRESCVFHKGNYVKDLSRLGRDLNKVIIIDNSPASYIFHPDNAVPVASWFDDMSDTELLDLIPFFERLSKEDDIYDILKQQRTSS; encoded by the exons ATGTTTGCGCCAAGTGCAGAAGACATCTCTGTTGAAGGTGATGCATATGAGGACAATATCTGTAATGCTCCAAGTTACCAATCGACTGATGAGAATATCTCCATGATTCATGACGAACAGAACATTTTTACTGATGACAGAAATGATGACAATGAAGAGCCTAAAGAAGAGCAGCCTAATACAGTTGACAGTAATGAAGAcaaaatatttgatgaatatTCAGAAAAGGAGCCATATTGGTCACTTACAGATGTCAAAGATGAGATGTGTGATCTCAGTGTTCAGGAATACTATGCATATCACATCAAAAGCATTCAGTCTTCTGTCATACAAGCCCTGAATGGATTTGTTGAGGAAGAAAGTTCATGCGAACAGACAATTGATGTAGATGCTTCTGAGAACGAGGAAGAAGATGCCCTTTTATCCCTTACAGAGATTAAGCTGCAGGATGTTCAAGCCCCTGAAGTTTGCCAGGAGGAGTGCAAAACAGTCAGATTTGAAATTACTGACGCTAATGAACTGAGTGAGAACTGTTCTGTTGTGGAAGAGACTCCAGAGTCAGACGACAACTGTGGGTTAAATGAAATCTCAAGTGAAACAGGACCACCTCTAGGTATTATTCAAAGTGTTGTCTCAGCACAGGACGTAGTCACACAGGTCAAAAGGATCGAGGATTCAGAAGAAGAGGACAGCGAAGATGATTCCTATGAGCTTTGTGAATGCGAGTACTGCAATCCACCTCTTGAGCAG gtacCAGCAAAGCCACTGCTCCCACGGATGAAATCGAATGATGCAGGGAAGATCTGTGTGGTCATTGATTTGGATGAAACCCTAGTGCATAGTTCATTTAAG ccAGTGAACAATGCTGATTTTATCATTCCAGTGGAAATTGATGGAACAGTTCACCAG GTTTATGTGTTAAAGAGGCCCCACGTCGATGAATTCCTCAAGAGGATGGGAGAACTGTTCGAGTGTGTTTTGTTCACCGCAAGTTTATCCAAG TATGCTGATCCTGTCTCGGACCTGTTGGACAAATGGGGGGCCTTCCGGAGCCGTCTCTTCCGGGAGTCATGCGTCTTCCACAAAGGGAACTATGTAAAAGACCTGAGCCGTTTAGGACGAGACCTCAATAAGGTCATCATCATTGACAACTCCCCAGCCTCATACATCTTCCACCCGGACAACGCA GTTCCTGTAGCGTCCTGGTTTGACGACATGTCAGACACCGAGCTCCTCGATCTTATCCCCTTCTTTGAGAGACTAAGCAAAGAGGATGACATCTATGATATTCTCAAGCAGCAGAGGACTTCAAGTTAA